A single Ascochyta rabiei chromosome 4, complete sequence DNA region contains:
- a CDS encoding RBR-type E3 ubiquitin transferase — MTEVGNERAAELETLGAICADNLVVQKGYSGYIEIPVALQTPLQLFRTGQGKEEHGISQLPPIRVCFDFPENYPTATAHRVQLKSCWLPDGEIQDLQAVFFTLWEEYGHAEILYAYINYIQECAELAFGLECLDVVDDLLPQLLD; from the coding sequence ATGACGGAGGTTGGGAACGAACGCGCGGCTGAGCTTGAAACACTTGGAGCCATCTGTGCCGATAATCTAGTTGTTCAAAAAGGCTATTCTGGGTACATCGAGATACCGGTAGCGCTTCAGACTCCGCTACAGCTGTTTCGTACTGGACAAGGAAAGGAGGAACACGGAATCTCCCAGCTCCCACCAATCCGCGTGTGCTTCGACTTTCCAGAAAATTATCCAACCGCTACCGCGCACCGCGTACAGCTGAAGAGTTGCTGGCTACCGGATGGAGAGATCCAGGATCTTCAGGCGGTGTTCTTCACTTTGTGGGAGGAATACGGGCACGCTGAGATTCTGTACGCCTACATCAATTACATACAAGAATGTGCTGAGCTGGCCTTTGGTCTCGAGTGCCTGGACGTAGTTGATGACCTGTTGCCTCAGCTGCTCGACTGA
- a CDS encoding RBR-type E3 ubiquitin transferase: MSTSSGRESLKSTNQRYDAHRNGARVLQKRTIIRNRVCRWGEMGVVLEDDVVPTPEKEPGKTTAGRDEQATARRFLADRVRICEECEYAFCRRCRRSWNGDFYDCRAQPAMKPKCQIRVQEEEEEEEEEEEEAFLEYIR; the protein is encoded by the coding sequence ATGTCAACCTCAAGCGGAAGAGAAAGCTTGAAATCGACAAATCAACGCTATGATGCCCACAGAAATGGTGCCAGGGTGCTGCAAAAGAGAACCATTATCCGAAACCGAGTGTGCCGTTGGGGGGAAATGGGCGTAGTGCTCGAAGACGACGTCGTGCCAACGCCCGAGAAAGAGCCAGGGAAAACCACAGCTGGCAGAGACGAACAAGCGACAGCACGAAGGTTCCTCGCCGACCGAGTCCGCATCTGCGAAGAATGTGAGTACGCCTTCTGCCGACGCTGCAGACGCAGCTGGAACGGCGATTTCTATGACTGCCGCGCACAACCTGCGATGAAACCCAAGTGCCAGATCAGGGTacaggaggaggaggaggaggaggaggaggaggaggaggaagcgTTTCTCGAATACATAAGATAG
- a CDS encoding Pyruvate kinase: MFQFHSVPLLTHLRHPSYRAMTSAAAAAESTEEAQTLTSFPPPAETTPFRFLDLPLELREHVYSLYFKPADRLRKSPALEGQGFCGGVYDFDVGVFGVCRQVGREARRVWRREVRTVKVGTPWPGAVNHISSEGLVPIVCTDRRADFFSDHHALVQITAPFHQAVPEHIVVLLIDDLHLFAQTWYYSALSYPMLNDRLSTAFELRDPDMDDVDEGDEKDVPLALQRQILLPFGQVKGLYSMGIEGFDKTVARELRAAMAIPPPTLQQSCESATQHLHAGDAALAKGAAGADEALEAYRQAFHAIHILIKGRTRRVLADTFFHALLTAGPYAGQTGMTVRVVLRLKLVARTISAHLAKRAWADAAFWGMRSVRIMSEAMDTEFEDFLADLVGGDDVALVYIRAGIALHMMKSDPDAWRSDLVEYKGEDGAHVSTLFRASLKHLKHGRERVRRELATYNLPRPLVLIFDDAQPPHSDAGSETVNVDPSEHVGLGGGAGWF, encoded by the exons ATGTTCCAATTCCACTCCGTCCCGCTGCTCACCCACCTCCGCCACCCTTCCTACCGCGCCATGACCTccgctgctgccgccgccgaaTCCACCGAAGAAGCACAGACCCTGACCTCGTTCCCCCCACCCGCCGAGACCACCCCCTTCCGCTTCCTCGACCTCCCGCTCGAACTGCGCGAGCACGTGTACAGCCTCTACTTCAAGCCGGCCGACCGTCTGCGCAAGTCGCCGGCGCTGGAGGGGCAGGGCTTCTGCGGTGGCGTTTATGATTTCGACGTCGGCGTGTTTGGCGTGTGCAGGCAGGTGGGGAGAGAGGCGCGGAGGGTGTGGAGGAGGGAGGTCAGGACGGTCAAGGTGGGCACGCCGTGGCCTGGGGCTG TAAACCACATCTCCTCCGAAGGCCTGGTCCCGATTGTATGCACCGACCGCCGCGCCGACTTCTTCAGCGACCACCACGCCCTCGTCCAGATCACCGCACCCTTCCACCAGGCTGTCCCAGAGCACATTGTGGTCCTGCTCATTGACGATCTGCACCTCTTTGCGCAAACATGGTACTACTCGGCGCTCTCCTATCCCATGCTGAACGACCGCCTGTCCACCGCGTTTGAACTGCGGGACCCGGATATGGATGATGTCGACGAGGGCGACGAGAAAGACGTGCCCCTCGCGCTGCAGCGCCAAATCCTCCTGCCGTTTGGTCAAGTCAAAGGACTGTATTCCATGGGCATCGAAGGCTTCGACAAGACGGTCGCGCGCGAACTCCGCGCCGCCATGGCCATCCCACCCCCGACCCTACAGCAGAGCTGCGAATCAGCCACGCAGCACCTCCACGCGGGGGACGCCGCCCTCGCAAAGGGCGCAGCCGGCGCCGACGAAGCGCTCGAAGCCTACAGGCAGGCCTTCCACGCCATCCACATCCTAATCAAAGGCCGCACACGCCGCGTCCTCGCCGACACCTTCTTCCACGCGCTTCTAACCGCGGGGCCATACGCAGGCCAAACAGGCATGACGGTGCGGGTAGTCCTGCGCCTCAAACTCGTCGCGCGCACCATCTCGGCCCACCTCGCCAAGCGCGCGTGGGCCGACGCCGCCTTCTGGGGGATGCGCAGCGTGCGCATCATGAGCGAAGCCATGGACACGGAGTTTGAAGACTTCCTCGCGGACCTCGTCGGCGGCGACGATGTCGCCCTCGTCTACATCCGCGCCGGCATCGCGCTGCACATGATGAAGTCCGACCCCGACGCGTGGCGCTCGGACCTCGTCGAGTACAAAGGCGAGGATGGCGCGCATGTCAGCACCCTGTTTCGGGCGAGCTTGAAGCATCTGAAGCACGGCAGGGAGCGGGTCAGGCGCGAGCTGGCGACTTACAACCTCCCTCGTCCGTTGGTCTTGATCTTTGACGATGCGCAACCTCCGCACAGCGACGCTGGCAGCGAGACGGTCAACGTCGATCCCAGCGAACACGTCGGTCTCGGCGGCGGGGCTGGCTGGTTTTGA
- a CDS encoding mitochondrial inner membrane protein required for protein import produces the protein MHSSRHSSGWARAVRSIGRAVSDMPKTVSVQRHGRSPSATRVETETGTWKPPCVYRRRARITAAMTRASLARSLCLFSESRRRASPPPPTTTTALIEPIAQHCPIVSCLAVGSTSSSSVVCSCTPPEPPTSPPAMLPRAAFRALRTRPGLAAPRTAALPSTAQWTRAYAKVGKPRTNPVLADEQDKTRPSPVINAAQQPEFTETASAPAANTAPTTSTPTTRPRPASANATVNQAAEQAHGTAEELAGPKSPAANTEPTTESPDAPPQEPQEPQKPLPDLRFGIPSTFAAEHEAEGNAKRDPNDPNASDGPEPAFGGAGGRELPKSAYETSTDRRRNRVANWGYLASLLFGTVGAAYMGRPWETDEEAKAHPDIANGWTPALMYARAAARVNGQKAYYTEPTFQKLLPDKDKIPGGAPELTLVLSLEDLLLHSEWSTKHGYRLAKRPGLDYFLRYLSSQYELVIFTSVKSMDADPIIRKLDPFRLVMWPLFREATRFENGEYIKDLSYLNRDPSKVIIIDTDKSHVQLQPENAIILPKWKGEPGDKGLVAMIPFLEYLAMMSQTGQPLDVRQVLKSMEGKDIPTEYARREAKLREAFQRDLAEQKKKSRGSAGGMFMKSLGLDAAKSPGMQLGDQNISQGMSEGKMMIDMYRDFNIQNYQHLDKQIRENGDQWLKEMADEEKKMQEAAMKDMKAGAFSWLGAAPQSATVPSAASAPEAVTAHAGVPPTETK, from the exons ATGCACAGCAGCAGGCATAGCAGCGGCTGGGCGAGGGCAGTCCGGAGCATTGGCCGCGCAGTCAGTGACATGCCCAAGACGGTCTCTGTGCAGCGACATGGACGCTCTCCATCGGCGACGCGTGTGGAGACGGAGACGGGGACATGGAAGCCACCTTGCGTTTATCGTCGACGTGCCAGGATCACCGCGGCCATGACGAGGGCGAGCTTGGCGCGGTCACTTTGTCTTTTTTCGGAATCACGCCGCCGCgcatcaccaccaccgcccaccaccaccaccgcgcTCATCGAGCCCATCGCGCAGCATTGCCCCATCGTCTCGTGCCTCGCTGTAGGGTCGACGAGCTCCTCCAGCGTCGTCTGTAGCTGCACCCCCCCTGAACCGCCCACGTCCCCCCCCGCCATGCTCCCCCGAGCAGCGTTCCGTGCGCTGCGCACCCGCCCTGGCCTGGCAGCGCCGCGCACAGCTGCCCTCCCCTCGACGGCGCAGTGGACGCGCGCCTACGCCAAGGTCGGCAAGCCCAGGACGAACCCCGTGCTCGCCGACGAGCAGGACAAGACGCGGCCGAGCCCCGTCATCAACGCGGCCCAGCAGCCCGAGTTCACAGAGACGGCGAGCGCCCCCGCGGCCAACACGGCGCCCACCACGTCCACGCCGACCACACGGCCGCGGCCCGCGAGCGCCAACGCGACGGTGAACCAGGCAGCCGAGCAGGCCCACGGCACCGCGGAGGAGCTCGCCGGCCCCAAGTCGCCCGCCGCGAACACGGAGCCCACCACCGAGTCGCCCGATGCGCCGCCGCAAGAGCCGCAAGAGCCGCAGAAGCCGCTGCCTGACCTGCGCTTCGGCATCCCGTCGACGTTTGCCGCCGAGCACGAGGCCGAGGGCAACGCAAAGCGCGACCCCAACGACCCCAACGCCAGCGACGGCCCGGAGCCTGCCTTCGGCGGTGCGGGCGGCCGCGAGCTGCCCAAGTCGGCGTACGAGACGAGCACCGACCGGCGGCGGAACCGCGTGGCCAACTGGGGCTACCTCGCCTCGCTGCTGTTTGGCACCGTCGGCGCCGCATACATGGGCCGCCCGTGGGAGACAGACGAGGAGGCAAAGGCGCACCCGGACATCGCCAACGGCTGGACGCCCGCCCTCATGTACGCCCGCGCCGCCGCCCGCGTCAACGGCCAAAAGGCCTACTACACCGAGCCCACCTTCCAGAAGCTGCTGCCGGACAAGGACAAGATCCCCGGCGGCGCCCCCGAGCTGACCCTCGTCCTGTCGCTCGAGGACCTGCTGCTGCACTCGGAGTGGAGCACCAAGCACGGCTACCGCCTGGCCAAGCGCCCGGGCCTCGACTACTTCCTGCGCTACCTCAGCTCCCAGTACGAGCTCGTCATCTTCACCTCGGTCAAGTCCATGGACGCCGACCCCATCATCCGCAAGCTCGACCCCTTCCGCCTGGTCATGTGGCCGCTGTTCCGCGAGGCCACGCGCTTTGAGAACGGCGAGTACATCAAG GACCTCTCCTACCTCAACCGCGACCCCTCCAAGGTCATCATCATCGACACGGACAAGTCGCACGTCCAGCTGCAGCCCGAGAACGCCATCATCCTGCCCAAGTGGAAGGGCGAGCCCGGCGACAAGGGCCTCGTCGCCATGATCCCCTTCCTCGAGTACCTCGCCATGATGTCGCAGACGGGCCAGCCCCTCGACGTGCGCCAGGTCCTCAAGTCGATGGAGGGCAAGGACATACCCACCGAGTACGCCCGCCGCGAAGCCAAGCTGCGCGAGGCCTTCCAGCGCGACCTCGccgagcagaagaagaagagcaggggCAGCGCCGGCGGCATGTTCATGAAGTCGCTCGGCCTCGACGCCGCAAAGTCGCCGGGCATGCAGCTGGGCGACCAGAACATCAGCCAGGGCATGAGCGAGGGCAAGATGATGATCGACATGTACCGCGACTTCAACATCCAGAACTACCAGCACCTCGACAAGCAGATCCGCGAGAACGGCGACCAGTGGCTGAAGGAGATGGCCgacgaggagaagaagatgcAGGAGGCCGCCATGAAGGACATGAAGGCCGGTGCCTTTAGCTGGCTGGGTGCCGCCCCGCAGAGCGCCACCGTCCCCTCGGCCGCATCCGCACCAGAGGCCGTCACCGCCCACGCCGGTGTGCCACCCACCGAGACCAAGTAA
- a CDS encoding Alpha-mannosidase, protein MTDETIADLSHFTFTLQYFTFTLQYFTFTLQYFTFTLQYFTFTLQYFTFTLQYFTFTLQYFTFTLQYFTFTLQYFTFTLQYFTFTLHSHSLTHTHSHTLTHTHSHSLTLTHTHSHSLTLTHTHSHSLTLTHTHSHSLTLTHTHSHSLTLTHTQQQTRDLFYHGFDNYMAHAFPDDELRPLTCAPLTRDRQNPAHIEVNDVLGNYSLTLVDSLSTLAIFASTPPPHKHDRNKHWRNRALDDFQDGIQALVEHYGDGTTGPGGQGKRARGFDLDSKVQVFETTIRGVGGLLSAHQFAVGDLPIRGYDAQEETRQDKRGIFWRNGLVYDGQLLRLATDLANRLLPAFHTPTGLPYPRVNLRHGVPFYANSPLNMDAEYGQCSKDPNDKTTEITETCTAGAGSLVLEFTTLSRLTRDPRYEKAAKDAFWAVWHRRSSIGLLGAGIDAETGQWVSAYTGIGAGIDSFFEYALKTHILLSGLPYDSANASVDSPDAFLLAWEEAHDGIKRQIYRGAQHQHPHYAQVDLYTGALRAFWIDSLSAFYQGLLAMAGKLDEAIETHLLYTALWTRYSAMPERWSTATGNIEHGLRWWGGRPEFIESTWYLYHATKDPWYLHVGEMTLRDIKRRCWTKCGWAGLQDIRTGELSDRMESFFLGETAKYLFLLFDPSHPLNTWDAPYVFTTEGHPLIIPKRLRPVKAQRQHDPLPEWQPAPATCPLPPAILPFSISATAARPDVFHAASLARLHLMPTIETLDSPLIEFNADHPSISMADVRSPSNYTYYPWTLPLEYIPKNAMSSPLAMRTTFDLSFPNMPNSPQLGTMQRMPEGILVNSLSGLRLGMVREHDHLIDLDEHFRIYAISNAALGRDEKVFMSRATIENFNPLDPYFTRTRDLHTIDLVIDVPPASAAPSSDTLSSLLDVALGEFGNLTGLDIADALDDIEAHPEALDDEPSYFSSLLSSFQNLLTAPLPTGASSASQRQSTKRYAVAGTLPIGVGAAPLPDTQDPDLAYSAANPLAWSKIYVHDTDLCADRLSLDIAKQYHIVVIPRGGCSFSTKLRNVPAYPPDPSSLQLVIVVSFPEQQNPQTTTSSKRGKERDSSEATGPLVQPLLDEVQHTPGGLLRPHPIPLLMVDGGEKTMDKLRRASGVGVRRRYYFKTQGVRIGNLIVL, encoded by the exons ATGACCGACGAGACGATTGCCGACTTGAG TCACTTCACCTTTACATTGCAGTACTTCACCTTTACATTGCAGTACTTCACCTTTACATTGCAGTACTTCACCTTTACATTGCAGTACTTCACCTTTACATTGCAGTACTTCACCTTTACATTGCAGTACTTCACCTTTACATTGCAGTACTTCACCTTTACATTGCAGTACTTCACCTTTACATTGCAGTACTTCACCTTCACATTGCAGTACTTCACCTTCACATTACATTCACACTCACTTACACACACTCACTCACACACActcactcacactcactcacactcactcacactcactcacactcactcacactcactcacactcactcacactcactcacactcactcacactcactcacactcactcacactcactcacactcactcacactcactcacactcactcacactcactcacactca ACAACAAACCCGTGACCTCTTCTACCATGGCTTCGACAACTACATGGCCCACGCCTTCCCTGACGACGAGCTGCGCCCACTGACCTGCGCGCCCCTCACACGCGACCGCCAAAACCCCGCCCACATCGAAGTCAACGACGTCCTCGGCAACTACTCCCTGACCCTCGTCGACAGCCTGTCCACCCTCGCCATCTTTGCATCCACCCCTCCCCCGCACAAGCACGACCGAAACAAGCACTGGCGCAACAGGGCCCTCGACGACTTCCAGGATGGCATCCAGGCCCTCGTCGAGCACTACGGAGACGGCACCACAGGGCCAGGCGGACAAGGAAAGAGGGCGCGGGGATTCGATTTGGACAGCAAGGTGCAGGTCTTCGAGACGACCATTCGCGGCGTGGGCGGTCTGCTGAGCGCGCACCAGTTCGCCGTGGGAGACCTGCCCATTCGAGGCTACGACGCACAGGAAGAGACACGCCAAGACAAAAGAGGCATCTTCTGGCGCAACGGCCTCGTCTACGACGGACAGCTGCTGCGACTAGCCACCGACCTCGCCAACCGCCTTTTGCCGGCTTTCCACACGCCCACGGGCCTCCCCTACCCTCGTGTCAACCTACGACACGGCGTGCCCTTCTATGCCAACTCGCCCCTCAACATGGATGCCGAGTACGGGCAATGCAGCAAAGACCCAAACGACAAGACCACCGAGATCACAGAGACCTGCACCGCTGGAGCTGGCAGTCTGGTCCTCGAATTCACCACCCTCAGTCGCCTGACGCGCGACCCACGATACGAAAAGGCTGCCAAAGACGCCTTCTGGGCTGTCTGGCATCGCCGCAGCAGCATAGGCTTGCTGGGCGCCGGCATCGACGCCGAGACAGGACAGTGGGTTTCGGCCTACACCGGCATTGGAGCAGGCATCGACAGCTTCTTCGAGTACGCTCTGAAGACGCACATCCTACTGTCTGGTCTGCCCTACGACTCCGCCAATGCTAGCGTTGACTCGCCCGACGCCTTCTTGCTCGCATGGGAAGAGGCCCACGATGGCATCAAGCGCCAGATCTATCGAGGCgcccagcaccagcaccccCACTATGCTCAGGTCGATCTGTATACCGGCGCATTGCGTGCCTTCTGGATCGACAGCTTGAGTGCCTTTTACCAGGGGCTGCTCGCCATGGCTGGTAAACTCGACGAAGCAATCGAGACGCATCTCCTCTACACTGCGCTCTGGACCCGCTACTCGGCCATGCCGGAGAGATGGTCCACGGCCACCGGCAACATCGAACACGGTCTACGCTGGTGGGGTGGCAGACCAGAGTTCATCGAGTCTACTTGGTATCTCTACCACGCCACCAAAGACCCGTGGTACCTGCATGTTGGCGAGATGACGCTCCGCGACATCAAGAGACGTTGCTGGACCAAGTGCGGATGGGCTGGTCTACAGGACATTCGCACGGGCGAGTTGAGTGACCGCATGGAGAGCTTTTTCTTGGGCGAAACGGCAAAGTACCTGTTCCTGCTGTTCGATCCCTCGCACCCACTGAACACGTGGGACGCGCCGTATGTCTTCACCACCGAAGGACATCCTCTTATCATACCCAAGCGCCTTCGTCCAGTCAAAGCTCAGCGACAACACGACCCTCTCCCGGAGTGGCAGCCGGCGCCTGCAACATGTCCTCTTCCGCCTGCGATCCTGCCCTTCAGCATCTCCGCTACAGCTGCACGGCCTGACGTTTTCCACGCGGCCAGTCTCGCTCGCTTGCACCTAATGCCAACCATCGAGACGCTCGACTCCCCACTCATCGAGTTCAACGCTGATCACCCAAGTATATCCATGGCCGACGTGCGATCTCCTTCCAACTACACGTACTACCCATGGACCTTGCCGTTGGAGTACATACCCAAGAATGCAATGAGCTCACCGCTGGCTATGCGTACGACCTTCGATCTGTCGTTCCCGAACATGCCAAATAGCCCTCAGCTCGGCACAATGCAGCGCATGCCTGAAGGTATCCTGGTCAACTCGCTGAGTGGACTCCGTCTTGGTATGGTGCGTGAGCATGATCATCTTATCGATCTGGATGAACACTTCCGCATTTATGCAATCTCCAATGCGGCTCTGGGTCGTGACGAGAAGGTATTCATGTCCCGGGCGACCATCGAGAACTTCAACCCTCTCGATCCCTACTTCACACGAACCCGTGATCTGCACACTATCGACCTCGTCATTGACGTCCCGCCTGCTTCAGCAGCGCCTTCGTCTGACACACTGTCTTCGCTGCTTGACGTCGCACTCGGCGAGTTTGGAAACTTGACTGGCCTTGACATTGCTGATGCACTTGACGACATCGAAGCACACCCAGAAGCCCTGGACGACGAGCCTTCGTATTTCTCGAGCCTGCTGTCGTCATTTCAGAATTTGCTCACCGCTCCGTTACCGACTGGAGCTAGCTCCGCATCCCAGCGACAGTCTACAAAACGCTACGCTGTCGCTGGAACCTTGCCTATCGGCGTGGGTGCCGCCCCGTTGCCAGACACCCAAGACCCGGACCTTGCATACAGCGCCGCGAACCCCCTCGCATGGTCCAAGATCTACGTTCATGATACAGATCTATGCGCCGACCGCCTGTCCCTCGACATAGCAAAGCAGTATCACATTGTCGTTATCCCACGCGGCGGCTGTTCGTTCTCTACAAAGTTGAGGAACGTTCCGGCGTACCCGCCCGACCCGAGCTCTCTGCAGCTCGTCATTGTGGTCAGCTTCCCTGAACAGCAAAACCCACAGACCACTACTTCCAGCAAGCGAGGGAAGGAGCGTGACAGTAGCGAGGCTACAGGTCCACTGGTGCAGCCTCTCCTCGATGAAGTGCAACATACGCCCGGAGGCTTACTCAGGCCACATCCCATTCCGCTTCTGATGGTTGATGGCGGTGAGAAGACTATGGACAAGTTAAGAAGGGCGAGCGGTGTGGGTGTGAGGCGGAGGTATTACTTTAAAACGCAGGGCGTGAGGATTGGAAACCTGATTGTGCTGTAA